A portion of the Glycine max cultivar Williams 82 chromosome 10, Glycine_max_v4.0, whole genome shotgun sequence genome contains these proteins:
- the SEO-F1 gene encoding uncharacterized protein LOC100800217, translating into MSLSNGADSTATSKQQKPQLPNPFDLTDSEILEKVYLTHLHDEDKCDVEVLLDIVSSIVLKTRLAEGKASQTIFQPEFRTMKLISCQMITTPHGERYVHQTTMCILQHLRSYSWEAKALVTLAAFALEYGNLLHLSDVETPENQLTNSLKQLNQVQARKNPGTTLVELVMEVLHGIQEWSRLSGLDYDIVEVPSLTDAQQEVPVVVYWMIASLVAATANLVALSEYKLADFLDRLSSAADKFKEHLKSSVVQKGYADENYKRRKAFSNPKDIVEFLKLLIQHNGSKVQIYDGSIKTKTDIEVFNQKYVLLFISSLDKIEDEISLLNTIHDRLQENPNEVVKNYKKGDFKILWIPIVDTWDDKQKHKFNILKNTIKWYAVEFFTELPGTDLIKEKFNYLGKPIAPVLTPLGDRMNEDAMDLIFQWGIDAFPFRKIDGIDLTLKWKWFWDATKKANLGIQQVTGDRYIFISGGADKKWIQDFAVAVEKTRGHAIILNTDTIIDHYQLGKDDPTDVRRFWIEIERKRLKKHKDAVDCEIQKVVKTLLCLKQDQQGWAILTKGSNVRILGHGEPMRQTLAEFDTWKDKVFQKEGFDVAFDEYYKTKLDELYARQQCAFVKNNADVLVTITCPNPTCGRVMEVTSVNYKCCHRDASNNGNI; encoded by the exons ATGTCACTGTCCAATGGAGCTGATTCAACTGCCACTTCCAAGCAGCAAAAACCTCAGCTCCCGAACCCCTTTGATCTCACTGACTCTGAGATCCTTGAGAAAGTTTATCTGACCCACCTCCATGATGAAGACAAGTGCGATGTAGAAGTCCTTTTGGACATTGTGTCCAGTATTGTACTTAag ACAAGGTTAGCTGAAGGCAAAGCTTCTCAGACCATTTTCCAGCCAGAATTTCGTACAATGAAGCTGATTTCTTGTCAG ATGATAACCACACCTCATGGTGAACGCTACGTGCACCAAACAACAATGTGCATTCTTCAGCACCTGAGAAGCTACTCGTGGGAGGCAAAAGCACTAGTAACTCTAGCAGCTTTCGCTTTGGAGTATGGGAACCTTTTGCACCTGAGTGATGTAGAAACACCAGAGAACCAACTCACAAACTCGTTGAAACAACTGAACCAAGTTCAAGCTAGAAAGAACCCTGGCACTACTTTGGTGGAGTTGGTGATGGAAGTGCTTCATGGCATTCAAGAGTGGTCAAGACTGTCTGGTCTTGATTATGACATAGTGGAAGTGCCTTCCTTGACAGATGCCCAGCAAGAGGTCCCTGTTGTTGTGTATTGGATGATTGCTTCCCTCGTGGCTGCCACTGCCAACCTCGTTGCTCTATC GGAGTATAAATTAGCAGATTTTCTCGATAGGCTTTCTTCAGCAGCTGATAAATTCAAGGAACATCTGAAATCGAGCGTAGTGCAAAAAG GTTATGCAGATGAAAACTACAAGCGCAGGAAGGCATTTTCTAATCCCAAAGATATTGTtgaattcttgaagcttctgatCCAACACAATGGATCTAAGGTCCAAATATATGACGGCAGCATCAAAACCAAAACG GATATTGAAGTCTTCAATCAGAAATATGTCTTGTTGTTCATTTCAAGCCTCGACAAGATTGAAGATGAGATTTCACTTTTGAATACAATCCATGATAGATTGCAGGAGAATCCAAATGAAGTagtaaaaaattacaagaaaggGGATTTCAAGATTTTGTGGATCCCCATTGTGGATACCTGGGACGACAAGCAAAAACacaaattcaatattttgaagaaTACCATCAAATGGTATGCAGTGGAGTTCTTCACTGAGTTACCAGGCACGGACctaataaaagagaaattcaATTACTTGGGAAAACCTATTGCCCCAGTGCTCACCCCTCTTGGTGACAGAATGAATGAAGATGCAATGGACTTGATTTTCCAATGGGGGATCGACGCGTTTCCTTTTAGGAAAATTGATGGTATTGATCTTACTCTAAAATGGAAGTGGTTTTGGGACGCTACAAAGAAAGCAAATCTTGGAATACAACAG GTCACTGGGGACAGGTACATTTTCATCTCTGGAGGTGCTGACAAAAAGTGGATCCAAGACTTCGCAGTGGCAGTGGAGAAAACAAGAGGGCATGCAATTATCTTGAACACTGACACCATCATAGATCACTATCAGTTGGGGAAGGATGACCCCACGGATGTTCGTCGTTTCTGGATTGAAATAGAAAGGAAGAGACTGAAGAAGCACAAGGATGCGGTGGACTGTGAGATTCAAAAAGTTGTGAAGACCTTGCTTTGCCTCAAACAAGATCAACAAGGATGGGCTATTCTTACCAAAGGCTCTAACGTGAGGATTCTTGGTCACGGTGAGCCTATGCGCCAAACTTTGGCTGAGTTTGACACATGGAAAGATAAAGTGTTCCAAAAAGAAGGGTTTGACGTAGCCTTTGATGAGTACTATAAGACCAAGCTTGATGAGTTATATGCTCGTCAACAATGTGCTTTTGTTAAGAACAATGCAGATGTGCTTGTAACTATAACATGCCCAAATCCCACATGTGGACGTGTGATGGAGGTGACATCTGTTAATTACAAGTGCTGCCATCGTGATGCTTCAAACAATGGCAACATCTGA
- the LOC100799160 gene encoding calmodulin calcium-dependent NAD kinase, with product MQLQDGSAGKVINNLSQVLISSVAGMIMDKSRVVGDQSIVPRHKKDHFGRVVKLEKFSLYVGRQMGFLESEVPAELCRLADEYLIKPKECLESILEYLADQKDPTTLCQKFINEFDRCILSYFAFNWNQASYIISQVLSVESPPKIRLKKILLEATREQRFERVTKNLKVARVFSTLVEEMKAIKLDSQRTNDMVHNVHSERSPVLLLMGGGMGAGKSTVLKDILKESFWSGAASNAVVVEPDAFKENDVIYRALSSRGHHDDMLQTAELVHQSSTDAASSLLVTALNEGRDVIMDGTLSWEPFVEQTITMARNVHKHRYRMGVGYKVSEDGTIITEDYWEQVDDAEEHLQSEENCNGESRTRKPYRIELVGVVCDGYLAVVRGIRRAIMTGRAVRVNSQLKSHKRFANAFPRFCKLVDDARLYCTNDVGGPPQLKWRKDGDQNQNLPDPKDIKCLERIGSVNVEADSIYELYKDPSPIMEPGSVWKDIVLSPSRYNNDQKELKEFIQKIETSIRKR from the exons ATGCAGCTACAAG ATGGTTCTGCTGGTAAAGTCATTAATAACCTCTCACAAGTTCTGATTTCCTCCGTCGCCGGAATGATTATGGACAAGTCAAGGGTGGTGGGAGACCAGAGCATCGTTCCCCGCCACAAAAAAGATCACTTTGGCCGTGTTGTAAAGCTTGAGAAGTTCTCTCTCTATGTTG GTAGGCAAATGGGATTCTTAGAGAGCGAGGTTCCAGCTGAGCTGTGTAGATTGGCAGATGAGTATTTGATAAAACCCAAGGAGTGTTTGGAAAGCATCCTTGAATATCTTGCTGATCAGAAGGACCCTACTACTTTATGCCAGAAATTTATTAATGAGTTTGATCGATGCATCCTCAGTTATTTCGCATTTAATTGGAACCAAGCTTCTTATATTATTAGTCAG GTATTGAGTGTTGAGTCACCTCCGAAAATACGACTAAAAAAGATTCTATTGGAAGCTACAAg GGAACAGAGGTTTGAGAGAGTAACGAAGAATCTGAAGGTGGCAAGAGTGTTCTCTACATTGGTGGAAGAGATGAAAGCAATAAAGCTTGACTCACAAAGAACGAACGACATGGTCCACAATGTCCACAGTGAGAGGAGTCCAGTGCTTCTGCTTATGGGAGGAGGCATGGGAGCTGGAAAAAGCACTGTTCTTAAAGACATTCTTAAAGA ATCATTTTGGTCTGGAGCAGCTTCAAATGCTGTGGTGGTTGAGCCGGATGCTTTTAAGGAAAATGACGTCATATATAGAGCCCTTAGCTCCAGAGGTCACCATGATGACATGCTCCAAACTGCTGAATTG GTGCATCAATCTTCCACTGATGCTGCATCATCTCTGCTAGTGACAGCTTTAAATGAGGGTCGAGATGTGATCATGGATGGTACCTTATCATGGGAACCATTTGTGGAGCAGACTATTACTATGGCAAGAAATGTTCACAAACACAGGTACCGAATGGGGgtaggatataaagtatctgaAGATGGTACAATAATTACAGAAGATTACTGGGAGCAAGTAGATGACGCAGAAGAACATCTTCAATCAGAGGAAAATTGTAATGGAGAATCACGCACGCGAAAACCTTACAGAATTGAGCTAGTTGGTGTGGTTTGTGATGGCTATCTTGCTGTTGTTAGAGGCATTAG GAGAGCTATTATGACAGGGAGGGCAGTAAGGGTGAATTCACAGTTGAAATCTCACAAAAGATTTGCTAATGCATTTCCAAGATTTTGCAAACTTGTTGATGATGCCAGGCTCTATTGCACAAATGATGTCGGTGGTCCACCACAG CTCAAATGGCGGAAGGATGGTGATCAGAATCAGAATCTGCCTGATCCCAAAGATATCAAATGCTTGGAAAGGATAGGCAGTGTAAATGTTGAAGCTGATTCCATCTACGAACTTTACAAGGATCCCAGCCCTATAATGGAACCTGGTTCTGTTTGGAAAGACATTGTTCTTTCACCTTCAAGGTATAATAATGATCAGAAGGAATTGAAGGAATTCATTCagaaaatagaaacatccatCAGAAAACGGTAA
- the SEO-F2 gene encoding uncharacterized protein LOC100800752 produces the protein MAWVLSNTATSATTPEHKDQLPNPFELQDSQIRHKVYLTHVNDDKEFDRDILFTLVSNTVNSTSAQLSAATTSVTSLKPDFPTLKRLSCQMITTRGTPECAHQTALRILQQLSGFSWDAKALIAVAGFSLEYGEFWRLDRVQAADQFGNSLKQLNQVQISRRVPADMIDLVTVLGEVLSYINLWAKWSAMDYDTEAVHSLQAAMQEIPLVVYWTIASTVASIGNLVGISEHKLSAYKERLEFIFKKLQFHLENCRVEIGRIQDYHIRFNIRYPKIKDVVELLDILIIPGSDNGTSIPKIFEGGVLIKNGIEVFKQKYVMLFFSSLDSIGDEILLLNSINNGLQENPGEEIKGFKKGDFKILWIPIVDDWKSKREQFTNLKEKIKFYLVEYFEELPGYDIIMDKFKYEGLPIVSVVNPQGQIMNENALQIIFEWGIDAFPFRRSDVYDLNKKWKWFWNLLEQTDDNAKRLGKDNTSYAFIYGGNDSSWVQNFKIAIGKIEKHVINNVDINIEPYQLGESNPDNVPSFWIGLDGKKKNKGCKDKVDCEIQEVVRTLLCLKQDPSGWVVLSRGRNLKILGHAEPMYQTVLDFEKWKNKVLEKETFDVAFKEYYDVVKEKYASLPYDHTSSVLATITCPNPLCGRVMEVTSINYRCCHGSANSCNL, from the exons ATGGCGTGGGTACTGTCCAACACAGCTACAAGTGCCACCACTCCAGAGCATAAAGATCAGCTCCCCAACCCTTTTGAGCTTCAAGACTCTCAAATCCGCCACAAAGTTTATCTCACCCATGTCAATGATGACAAGGAGTTCGATAGGGATATCCTTTTCACCCTTGTGTCCAACACTGTCAACTCGACCTCAGCTCAACTTTCAGCAGCTACT ACTTCTGTTACAAGTTTAAAACCAGACTTCCCTACACTGAAGCGGCTTTCTTGTCAG ATGATAACCACACGTGGCACTCCAGAATGTGCACACCAGACAGCACTAAGGATTCTTCAGCAACTGAGTGGCTTCTCGTGGGATGCGAAAGCACTGATAGCAGTAGCTGGTTTCTCTTTAGAATATGGGGAGTTTTGGAGGCTTGATCGGGTTCAAGCCGCAGATCAATTTGGGAACTCACTGAAGCAGCTGAACCAAGTCCAAATCAGCAGAAGGGTCCCTGCAGATATGATTGATCTGGTCACAGTTTTAGGAGAAGTGCTTAGTTACATCAATCTGTGGGCAAAATGGTCTGCCATGGATTACGACACAGAGGCTGTGCATTCCTTGCAAGCTGCCATGCAAGAGATCCCTCTTGTTGTGTACTGGACAATTGCTTCCACTGTTGCTTCTATTGGCAACCTTGTCGGTATATC GGAGCATAAATTATCAGCATATAAAGAAAGGCttgaattcatttttaaaaagttgCAGTTTCACCTGGAGAATTGCAGAGTGGAAATAG GAAGGATTCAAGATTACCACATCCGTTTCAACATTAGATATCCTAAAATTAAAGATGTTGTAGAGCTGTTGGATATTCTGATTATTCCGGGTTCTGACAATGGGACTTCGATACCCAAAATATTTGAAGGCGGCgtcctaattaaaaat GGTATTGAAGTGTTCAAGCAAAAATATGTGATGCTGTTCTTTTCGAGCCTAGACAGCATTGGAGATGAGATCTTGCTTTTGAATTCCATCAATAACGGGTTGCAAGAGAACCCAggagaagaaataaaaggttTCAAAAAAGGGGATTTCAAGATTTTGTGGATCCCCATTGTGGATGACTGGAAGAGTAAGAGGGAGCAGTTTACTAATTTGAAGGAAAAGATCAAATTCTACCTTGTGGAGTACTTTGAAGAGTTACCAGGATATGATATAATAATGGACAAATTTAAATACGAAGGCTTGCCTATTGTGTCTGTGGTCAACCCTCAAGGTCAGATAATGAATGAGAATGCATTGCAGATTATTTTTGAATGGGGGATCGACGCCTTTCCTTTTAGGCGAAGTGACGTTTATGATCTcaacaaaaaatggaaatgGTTTTGGAATTTGTTGGAGCAAACCGATGATAATGCAAAG CGCTTGGGGAAGGATAATACTAGTTACGCCTTCATCTATGGAGGTAACGACAGTAGTTGGGTGCAGAACTTCAAGATCGCAATTGGAAAAATTGAGAAGCATGTGATCAACAATGTGGACATAAACATAGAGCCCTATCAGTTGGGGGAGAGTAACCCTGACAATGTTCCTTCATTTTGGATCGGCCTTGatgggaagaagaagaacaaagggTGCAAGGACAAAGTGGACTGCGAAATTCAAGAAGTTGTGAGGACCTTGCTTTGCCTCAAACAAGACCCTTCAGGATGGGTTGTTCTTAGTAGAGGGCGTAACTTGAAGATTCTGGGTCATGCTGAGCCTATGTATCAAACTGTGCTTGATTTTGAGAAGTGGAAAAACAAAGTGCTTGAGAAAGAAACCTTTGATGTGGCCTTCAAAGAATATTATGATGTGGTTAAGGAGAAATATGCTAGTCTCCCATATGATCATACTTCAAGTGTCCTAGCAACAATAACTTGCCCAAATCCCTTGTGTGGGCGCGTGATGGAGGTTACATCAATTAATTACAGGTGCTGCCATGGTAGTGCAAACAGCTGCAATCTCTGA